In a genomic window of Streptomyces sp. NBC_01231:
- a CDS encoding tyrosine-protein phosphatase yields MTQQAPSTEPELSGVRNFRDVGGLPTVDGRRVRPGVLFRSGHLAHATAEDAAFLASLGLHTIFDFRNAADQKLEGPDVELPGVRNVNLPLTDPAHGSEFWTMVRDGRIDELRETLGDGRAADRMINSYRAIIKERTAEHSLVLRSMAEDSVPALMHCAAGKDRAGLSVAVTLLAVGVEREAILADYLESNAKHRRYKVRRSGSSASAYSPEVMELLSPLFEARAEYLSAAFDTIEETWGEVDTYLEKGVGVTPEIRERLRERLLD; encoded by the coding sequence GTGACCCAGCAGGCCCCGTCGACCGAACCCGAGCTGTCCGGAGTGCGCAACTTCCGTGACGTCGGGGGCCTGCCGACCGTGGACGGCCGCAGGGTGCGGCCCGGAGTGCTGTTCCGCAGCGGTCACCTCGCACACGCGACCGCCGAAGACGCGGCGTTCCTCGCCTCCCTGGGCCTGCACACGATCTTCGACTTCCGCAACGCGGCCGACCAGAAGCTGGAGGGTCCCGACGTCGAGCTGCCGGGCGTGCGCAATGTGAACCTTCCGCTGACGGATCCGGCCCATGGCAGCGAGTTCTGGACGATGGTCCGTGACGGCCGGATCGACGAGCTGCGCGAGACCCTGGGCGACGGCAGGGCCGCGGACCGGATGATCAACTCGTACCGCGCCATCATCAAGGAGCGCACCGCCGAACACTCCCTGGTGCTGCGCTCCATGGCCGAGGACAGTGTCCCCGCGCTCATGCACTGCGCGGCCGGCAAGGACCGCGCGGGTCTGTCCGTGGCGGTGACACTGCTCGCCGTGGGCGTCGAGCGGGAGGCGATCCTCGCCGACTACCTGGAGTCGAACGCGAAGCACCGCCGCTACAAGGTGCGGCGCAGCGGCAGCTCCGCCTCGGCCTACTCCCCCGAGGTCATGGAGCTGCTCAGTCCCCTCTTCGAGGCCCGCGCCGAGTATCTGAGCGCCGCCTTCGACACGATCGAGGAGACCTGGGGCGAGGTCGACACCTACCTGGAGAAGGGCGTGGGAGTCACTCCGGAGATCCGGGAGCGGCTGCGCGAGCGACTGCTGGACTGA
- a CDS encoding XRE family transcriptional regulator yields the protein MSSPEADNEPSSGPVADLPAVAPQLRALRHRASLTLEAAARAAGLSPAHLSRLETGQRQPSLPMLLALARIYGTTVSELLGETAAERDAIVRGADMEPTAAGGWTYWQAGASGRGMQALRVHVPYGSQGDIVRVHPGEEWLHVLRGRLRLRLGDTTHRLAPGDSAHFDSLTPHRIAAQDPDGVELLFVHTLLQSPTATLCLGPTPGDMP from the coding sequence ATGAGCTCACCGGAAGCCGACAACGAGCCGTCGTCCGGGCCGGTCGCCGACCTGCCCGCGGTCGCACCTCAGCTGCGTGCCCTGCGCCACCGTGCCTCCCTCACCCTGGAGGCCGCCGCCCGGGCCGCCGGACTGTCGCCCGCCCACCTCTCCCGGCTGGAGACCGGGCAGCGTCAGCCCTCGCTGCCGATGCTGCTCGCGCTCGCCCGCATCTACGGTACGACGGTCTCGGAACTCCTCGGCGAGACGGCCGCGGAGCGGGACGCCATCGTGCGTGGGGCCGACATGGAGCCGACCGCGGCCGGCGGCTGGACCTACTGGCAGGCCGGCGCGTCCGGCCGGGGCATGCAGGCTCTGCGCGTCCATGTCCCGTACGGCTCCCAGGGCGACATCGTGCGGGTGCACCCCGGTGAGGAGTGGCTGCATGTCCTCAGGGGGCGGCTGCGGCTGCGCCTCGGGGACACCACGCACCGGCTCGCACCGGGTGACAGCGCGCACTTCGACTCGCTGACCCCGCACCGCATCGCCGCCCAGGACCCCGACGGGGTCGAGCTCCTGTTCGTCCACACCCTGCTGCAGAGTCCCACGGCCACGCTGTGCCTGGGCCCCACCCCTGGAGACATGCCATGA
- a CDS encoding glutamate dehydrogenase: protein MTTALMSLVWTDHVTGRQGFLVVDRLVRGVSSGGLRMRAGCTLDEVSGLARGMTMKEALHYNPEGRYVPLGGAKGGIDCDPLDPGAYELLVRYLRAMRPYIESVWTTGEDLGLTQDLVDRAAAEAGLVSSIQAVYPLLDDERAARRRLADAFAIEVDGIGLGELVGGCGVAESALAALDRAGVPHAGTRVAVQGLGTMGGATARFLTRAGLTVVAVADIKGTLANPAGLDIEALLAARDAHGTVDRTALRPGDRELPGDAWLCADAEVLVPAAVSYAVDAANQERITARWIVEAANMPVLPEAEQSLAARGVTVLPDVVVNSGTNAWWWWTLFGDIGPAADEAFTHTRRSMRALVEQMLSRAEADGTTPRAAAHAIVADRLPVITERFGWYR, encoded by the coding sequence GTGACCACCGCCCTGATGTCGCTCGTCTGGACCGACCACGTCACCGGACGCCAGGGCTTCCTGGTCGTCGACCGGTTGGTGCGCGGTGTCTCCAGCGGCGGGTTGCGGATGCGGGCGGGCTGCACCCTGGACGAGGTGTCCGGTCTCGCGCGCGGGATGACCATGAAGGAGGCCCTGCACTACAACCCGGAGGGCCGGTACGTCCCCCTGGGCGGCGCAAAGGGCGGCATCGACTGCGATCCCCTGGATCCGGGGGCGTACGAGCTTCTGGTCCGGTACCTGCGGGCCATGCGCCCGTACATCGAGAGCGTCTGGACCACGGGCGAGGACCTCGGGCTCACCCAGGACCTGGTGGACCGGGCCGCTGCCGAGGCGGGGCTCGTGTCGTCCATTCAGGCCGTGTATCCGCTGCTCGACGACGAGAGGGCGGCCCGGCGGCGACTCGCGGACGCGTTCGCCATCGAGGTGGACGGGATCGGGCTCGGCGAACTGGTCGGCGGCTGCGGCGTCGCGGAGTCGGCCCTCGCGGCCCTGGACCGGGCCGGTGTCCCGCACGCGGGCACCCGGGTCGCCGTTCAGGGCCTGGGCACCATGGGCGGGGCCACCGCACGCTTCCTCACGCGCGCGGGGCTCACCGTCGTGGCCGTCGCCGACATCAAGGGCACCCTCGCCAACCCGGCCGGCCTCGACATCGAGGCCCTGCTCGCCGCGCGGGACGCCCACGGGACCGTCGACCGCACGGCCCTGCGTCCCGGCGACCGTGAGCTGCCCGGTGACGCGTGGCTGTGCGCGGACGCGGAGGTACTGGTGCCGGCGGCGGTCTCGTACGCCGTCGACGCCGCGAACCAGGAGCGGATCACCGCGCGCTGGATCGTCGAGGCGGCCAACATGCCGGTGCTGCCGGAGGCCGAGCAGTCGCTGGCCGCGCGCGGGGTGACGGTACTGCCGGACGTGGTCGTCAACTCCGGGACCAACGCCTGGTGGTGGTGGACACTGTTCGGCGACATCGGCCCCGCCGCGGACGAGGCGTTCACCCACACCCGCCGCTCGATGCGCGCGCTGGTCGAGCAGATGCTGTCCCGCGCGGAGGCCGACGGGACGACTCCGCGGGCGGCGGCACACGCCATCGTCGCGGACCGGCTACCGGTGATCACCGAGCGCTTCGGGTGGTACCGGTGA
- a CDS encoding LysM peptidoglycan-binding domain-containing M23 family metallopeptidase produces the protein MPAKGKHRQPKNQRFARSIAVAGAGGAALALPLLGATGAYAASPQSVSENSVQSSVPTAAKKSVAARTSGVKTYVVRAGDCLAKIADEQNVSGGWQKLYADNREAVGGNPSLIHPGLKLTIGQKATTGAGKTESSASSSKPKPKPKPKAQSSSSSSSASSSQKSQQSTVAAQSAVTTSTANGFTLPVSGAVIGTGYHVAGSMWASGYHTGVDFIVPTGTPLKAVGAGTVVSAGWGGAYGNQVVIRLADGYYAQYAHLSALSVSSGQTVTEGQQIGLSGATGNVTGPHLHFEIRTTPDYGSDVDPIAYLRSKGVSVG, from the coding sequence ATGCCCGCGAAGGGTAAGCATCGCCAACCGAAGAACCAGCGCTTCGCCCGTTCCATCGCCGTCGCCGGAGCCGGCGGCGCCGCACTCGCACTCCCGCTTCTCGGGGCCACCGGCGCCTATGCGGCGAGTCCCCAGTCAGTTTCCGAGAATTCCGTTCAGTCGTCAGTTCCGACTGCCGCCAAAAAGTCGGTGGCCGCGCGGACTTCGGGCGTGAAGACCTATGTGGTGCGGGCCGGCGACTGTCTCGCGAAGATCGCCGATGAGCAGAACGTCAGCGGAGGCTGGCAGAAGCTCTACGCCGACAACCGTGAGGCCGTCGGCGGCAATCCGTCGCTGATCCATCCCGGTCTGAAGCTCACGATCGGCCAGAAGGCCACGACGGGTGCCGGGAAGACCGAGTCGTCGGCCTCCTCGTCGAAGCCGAAGCCGAAGCCGAAGCCGAAGGCGCAGTCGTCGTCTTCGTCTTCGTCGGCGTCCTCGTCGCAGAAGTCGCAGCAGTCGACGGTGGCCGCTCAGAGCGCCGTGACCACCAGCACCGCGAACGGCTTCACCCTCCCGGTCAGTGGCGCCGTCATCGGCACGGGTTACCACGTGGCGGGCAGCATGTGGGCCAGCGGCTACCACACCGGTGTCGACTTCATCGTCCCGACCGGTACCCCGCTCAAGGCCGTGGGCGCGGGCACGGTCGTCTCCGCGGGCTGGGGCGGTGCGTACGGCAACCAGGTCGTCATCAGGCTGGCCGACGGCTACTACGCGCAGTACGCGCACCTGTCCGCGCTCTCCGTCTCCAGCGGCCAGACCGTGACCGAGGGCCAGCAGATCGGTCTCTCCGGCGCGACCGGCAACGTGACCGGGCCGCACCTGCACTTCGAGATCCGCACCACGCCGGACTACGGCTCGGACGTGGACCCGATCGCCTACCTCCGCTCGAAGGGTGTCTCGGTCGGCTGA
- a CDS encoding SGNH/GDSL hydrolase family protein: protein MIGSYVAVGDSFTEGVGDPGPDGALVGWADRFAVLLADRRPEGDFQYANLAVRGKLLDQIVADQLPQAMRLAPELVSFCAGGNDILRPGTDPDEVAERFERAVVQLKTVAGTVMVTTGFDTRNVPVLKHMRGKIATYNGHVRAIADRYGCPVLDLWSLKTVQDRRAWDGDRLHLSPEGHTRVALRAGQVLGLDIPADPDQPWPPLPARGTLEIRRDDVHWAREYLVPWIGRRLRGESSGDHVTAKGALSPDDIKTRISWVA, encoded by the coding sequence GTGATCGGGTCGTACGTGGCGGTGGGGGACAGCTTCACCGAGGGCGTCGGCGACCCCGGCCCCGACGGGGCGTTGGTCGGCTGGGCGGACCGCTTCGCGGTACTGCTCGCCGACCGGCGGCCCGAGGGCGACTTCCAGTACGCGAACCTCGCCGTGCGCGGGAAACTGCTCGACCAGATCGTGGCGGACCAGCTGCCGCAGGCCATGCGACTGGCCCCGGAGCTGGTCTCCTTCTGTGCGGGCGGCAACGACATCCTGCGACCCGGCACCGACCCCGACGAGGTGGCCGAGCGGTTCGAGCGCGCGGTGGTGCAACTGAAAACCGTCGCGGGCACGGTGATGGTGACGACAGGGTTCGACACCCGCAACGTGCCCGTGCTCAAGCACATGCGCGGCAAGATCGCCACCTACAACGGGCATGTGCGGGCGATCGCCGACCGGTACGGCTGTCCGGTGCTCGACCTGTGGTCCCTGAAGACCGTTCAGGACCGCCGGGCCTGGGACGGCGACCGGCTCCACCTCTCCCCCGAGGGCCACACGCGCGTGGCGCTGCGCGCGGGGCAGGTCCTCGGCTTGGACATCCCGGCCGACCCGGACCAGCCCTGGCCGCCGCTGCCGGCGCGCGGCACCCTGGAGATCCGGCGGGACGACGTGCACTGGGCGCGGGAGTACCTGGTGCCGTGGATCGGACGCCGACTGCGCGGGGAGTCGTCGGGGGACCATGTGACCGCCAAGGGCGCGCTGTCGCCGGACGACATCAAGACGCGGATCAGCTGGGTGGCTTGA
- a CDS encoding DUF1080 domain-containing protein: MTTTRRAFATLAAGAAMAALAPAVHANASPRRLLIAHDDFRHGPGRWAVELEKGGTVTASRGILEVDVPAGATVWFTQRLEGPYVLEYTATPVAEGGVNDRVSDLNNFWNALDVRSPDDLFATPRGGALAEYDYLKTYYAGYGANTNTTTRLRRYVGEAGVRPLVYDYTEPLLVANRPNRVRIVSDGSTVRWWNNGRLVFDLTDPEPYTSGHFGFRTTWSHFRISGFRVWRLPPQQR, from the coding sequence GTGACGACCACGCGTAGAGCCTTCGCGACCCTGGCCGCCGGAGCCGCAATGGCCGCCCTCGCCCCGGCAGTACACGCGAACGCCTCGCCCCGCCGCCTCCTGATCGCCCACGACGACTTCCGTCACGGCCCCGGCCGATGGGCCGTGGAACTCGAGAAGGGCGGCACCGTCACCGCCTCCCGCGGGATCCTGGAGGTCGACGTGCCCGCCGGTGCGACCGTCTGGTTCACACAGCGGCTCGAAGGGCCGTACGTCCTGGAGTACACCGCCACACCGGTGGCGGAGGGCGGGGTCAACGACCGGGTGTCGGACCTCAACAACTTCTGGAACGCCCTCGACGTCCGTTCCCCGGACGACCTGTTCGCCACCCCTCGGGGCGGCGCGCTCGCCGAGTACGACTACCTCAAGACGTACTACGCCGGATACGGCGCCAACACGAACACCACGACCAGACTGCGGCGCTATGTCGGCGAGGCGGGCGTGCGTCCGCTGGTCTACGACTACACGGAACCGCTGCTGGTGGCGAACCGGCCGAACCGGGTCCGGATCGTCTCCGACGGCTCGACCGTGCGGTGGTGGAACAACGGGCGGCTCGTGTTCGACCTCACCGACCCCGAGCCGTACACGAGCGGACATTTCGGTTTCCGCACGACCTGGAGCCACTTCCGGATCTCCGGATTCCGCGTGTGGCGGTTGCCGCCTCAACAGCGATGA
- a CDS encoding TetR family transcriptional regulator C-terminal domain-containing protein, producing MTERREELLRAAVEQIEARGVVAVRIADVASALGVSNALVLYHFSTKEKLVAAAFTYAAEDDLAQLRKLLGRRTTALRRLRAAVRWYAPTGQAKGWRLWIEGWAAALREPALREVTRDLDRQWKAALTEVIAEGVAAGEFACPDPVGTALRLTALLDGLAVQLTSYDGAVPRARAQEWVDEAVARELGLVREALTT from the coding sequence GTGACGGAGCGGCGCGAGGAGTTGCTGCGCGCCGCCGTCGAGCAGATCGAGGCGCGGGGCGTGGTGGCGGTCAGGATCGCGGACGTGGCCTCGGCCCTGGGCGTGAGCAACGCGTTGGTGCTCTATCACTTCTCGACGAAGGAGAAGCTGGTCGCCGCCGCCTTCACCTACGCGGCCGAGGACGACCTCGCCCAGCTGCGCAAGCTGCTAGGTCGTCGCACCACGGCGCTGCGTCGGCTGCGGGCGGCCGTGCGCTGGTACGCCCCGACGGGCCAGGCCAAGGGCTGGCGGCTGTGGATCGAGGGGTGGGCGGCGGCGCTGCGCGAGCCCGCGCTGCGGGAGGTCACGCGCGACCTCGACCGGCAGTGGAAGGCCGCGCTCACCGAGGTCATCGCCGAGGGCGTGGCCGCGGGCGAGTTCGCCTGTCCGGATCCGGTCGGCACGGCCCTGCGCCTCACGGCCCTGCTCGACGGTCTCGCCGTACAACTGACGTCCTACGACGGCGCCGTCCCGCGGGCGCGGGCGCAGGAGTGGGTGGACGAGGCGGTGGCCCGGGAACTGGGGCTGGTGCGGGAGGCGTTGACGACGTAG
- a CDS encoding aspartate aminotransferase family protein — protein sequence MTTAESASPSSAAGTFDLGALLAERGAERYELHAKYLNHQLPRMLHTIGFDKVYERGEGAHFWDADGNDYLDMLAGFGVMGLGRHHPVVRKALHDVLDAQLADLTRFDCQPLPGLLAEKLLGHSPHLDRVFFGNSGTEAVETALKFARYATGKPRILYCDHAFHGLTTGSLSVNGEDGFRDGFAPLLPDTAVPLGDLDALARELKKGDVAALVVEPIQGKGVHEAPPGYLRAAQELLHRHKALLIADEVQTGLGRTGDFYAYQHEEGVEPDLVCVAKALSGGYVPVGATLGKDWIFRKVYSSMDRVLVHSASFGSNAQAMAAGLAVLSVMESEQIVAGARATGDLLKSRLSALVDTYELLADVRGRGLMIGIEFGKPKSLKLRSRWTMLQAARKGLFAQMVVVPLLQRHRILTQVSGDHLEVIKLIPPLVIGEEEVNRFVDAFTDVMDDAHSGGGLMWDFGKTLIKQAVANR from the coding sequence ATGACAACCGCGGAATCCGCGTCGCCCTCCTCGGCCGCCGGGACGTTCGACCTCGGCGCGTTGCTGGCCGAGCGCGGAGCCGAGCGCTACGAGCTGCACGCCAAGTACCTGAACCACCAGCTCCCGCGCATGCTGCACACCATCGGCTTCGACAAGGTCTACGAGCGGGGTGAGGGCGCCCACTTCTGGGACGCGGACGGCAACGACTACCTGGACATGCTCGCCGGCTTCGGGGTGATGGGCCTGGGCCGCCACCACCCCGTCGTCCGCAAGGCGCTGCACGACGTCCTGGACGCCCAGCTCGCCGACCTGACCCGCTTCGACTGTCAGCCGCTGCCCGGGCTGCTGGCCGAGAAGCTGCTCGGTCACAGTCCGCACCTGGACCGGGTGTTCTTCGGCAACAGCGGGACGGAGGCGGTCGAGACCGCGCTGAAGTTCGCCCGCTACGCCACTGGGAAACCCAGGATCCTGTACTGCGACCACGCCTTCCACGGCCTGACCACCGGATCGTTGTCGGTCAACGGCGAGGACGGCTTCCGGGACGGCTTCGCCCCGCTGCTGCCCGACACGGCCGTCCCGCTCGGTGATCTCGACGCCCTGGCACGGGAGTTGAAGAAGGGCGACGTCGCCGCGCTGGTCGTCGAACCCATCCAGGGCAAGGGCGTTCACGAGGCACCGCCGGGCTATCTGCGGGCCGCCCAGGAGCTGCTGCACCGGCACAAGGCGCTGCTCATCGCCGACGAGGTGCAGACGGGACTGGGACGCACCGGCGACTTCTACGCCTACCAGCACGAGGAAGGCGTCGAACCCGACCTGGTGTGCGTGGCCAAGGCGCTGTCGGGCGGGTATGTGCCGGTCGGCGCCACCCTCGGCAAGGACTGGATCTTCAGGAAGGTCTACTCGTCCATGGACCGGGTGCTGGTCCACTCGGCGAGCTTCGGGTCCAACGCGCAGGCCATGGCGGCGGGGTTGGCCGTGCTGTCCGTCATGGAGAGCGAGCAGATCGTCGCCGGCGCCCGGGCCACCGGCGACCTGCTGAAGTCCCGGCTCTCGGCGCTGGTGGACACGTACGAGCTGCTCGCCGACGTCCGCGGCCGGGGCCTGATGATCGGCATCGAGTTCGGAAAGCCCAAGTCGCTGAAGCTGCGCAGTCGCTGGACCATGTTGCAGGCCGCACGCAAGGGACTGTTCGCGCAGATGGTGGTCGTCCCGCTGCTGCAACGTCACCGCATCCTCACCCAGGTCTCCGGCGACCACCTGGAGGTGATCAAGCTGATCCCGCCGCTGGTCATCGGGGAGGAGGAGGTGAACCGGTTCGTGGACGCCTTCACGGACGTGATGGACGACGCGCACAGCGGCGGCGGGCTGATGTGGGACTTCGGCAAGACGCTGATCAAGCAGGCGGTGGCCAACCGATAG
- a CDS encoding MBL fold metallo-hydrolase: MTGFRSPSSGLRALRPAAFGADPSGERLARIRRSPHFKDGVFQNPGGTARTRPSGSTLEFAKLFFDKDERARRAPKGTVPVHATTLADIAKPPATGLRLTWMGHSSVLAEIDGRRVLFDPVWGERCSPFPFAGPKRLHPAPLPLAALGPVDVVVISHDHYDHLDLPTIRALAGTDTVFAVPLGVGAHLEHWGVSADRLRELDWHEATKIGGLTLTATPARHFCGRGLRNTQHTLWASWVVAGDEHRIYHSGDTGYFEGFKDIGAEHGPFDATMIQIGAYSEFWPDIHMTPEEGMRAHLDLQGGQPHGVMLPIHWATFNLATHAWTDPGEGTVAASVATGSPIALPRPGQPFEPTGETVPADPWWRGVALEPAGGWPVAQALGDAVAEVTIRTSSDSAAGDQAKADTASDMSKGSGEGPGDPETVAAG; encoded by the coding sequence GTGACCGGTTTCCGTTCCCCGAGCTCCGGGCTCCGCGCGCTGCGGCCCGCGGCCTTCGGTGCGGACCCGAGCGGTGAGCGCCTGGCGCGCATCCGCAGATCGCCCCACTTCAAGGACGGGGTCTTCCAGAATCCCGGCGGAACCGCCCGGACCCGGCCCTCCGGTTCGACGCTTGAGTTCGCGAAGCTCTTCTTCGACAAGGACGAGCGCGCCCGCCGAGCCCCCAAGGGCACGGTTCCGGTCCACGCGACCACGCTCGCCGACATCGCCAAGCCCCCCGCCACGGGGCTGCGGCTGACATGGATGGGGCACTCCAGCGTGCTCGCCGAGATCGACGGACGGCGTGTGCTCTTCGACCCCGTCTGGGGCGAGCGCTGCTCCCCGTTCCCCTTCGCCGGGCCCAAGCGCCTGCACCCCGCGCCGCTTCCGCTGGCCGCCCTCGGCCCGGTCGACGTCGTCGTGATCTCGCACGACCACTACGACCATCTGGATCTGCCCACGATCAGGGCGCTGGCCGGTACCGACACCGTGTTCGCGGTGCCGCTCGGCGTCGGTGCCCACCTGGAGCACTGGGGGGTGTCCGCCGACCGGCTGCGCGAGCTGGACTGGCACGAGGCCACCAAGATCGGCGGGCTCACCCTGACCGCCACCCCGGCCCGCCACTTCTGCGGTCGCGGCCTGCGCAACACCCAGCACACGCTCTGGGCCTCCTGGGTCGTCGCCGGGGACGAACACCGGATTTACCACAGCGGCGACACCGGCTACTTCGAGGGCTTCAAGGACATCGGCGCCGAGCACGGCCCGTTCGACGCCACGATGATCCAGATCGGCGCCTACAGCGAGTTCTGGCCGGACATCCACATGACCCCCGAGGAGGGCATGCGCGCCCACCTCGATCTCCAGGGCGGACAGCCGCACGGTGTGATGCTGCCGATCCACTGGGCGACCTTCAACCTGGCGACGCACGCGTGGACCGACCCCGGCGAGGGCACCGTCGCCGCGTCTGTGGCGACGGGCTCCCCGATCGCCCTGCCCCGGCCCGGTCAGCCCTTCGAGCCGACCGGCGAGACCGTTCCGGCCGATCCGTGGTGGCGGGGTGTGGCGCTCGAACCGGCGGGCGGTTGGCCGGTGGCCCAGGCGCTCGGAGACGCGGTCGCCGAGGTGACGATCAGGACCTCGAGCGATTCGGCGGCCGGAGATCAGGCCAAGGCCGATACAGCGAGTGACATGTCCAAGGGGTCGGGCGAGGGCCCCGGAGACCCCGAAACCGTAGCGGCGGGCTGA
- a CDS encoding DUF6126 family protein, whose product MTDMEEKFPRALWVRLIIYIAVGHVFAAFIYFLFELGAKQ is encoded by the coding sequence ATGACTGACATGGAGGAGAAGTTCCCTCGCGCCCTGTGGGTGCGCCTCATCATCTACATCGCGGTCGGCCATGTGTTCGCGGCCTTCATCTACTTCCTGTTCGAGCTGGGCGCCAAGCAGTGA
- a CDS encoding alpha-galactosidase encodes MLEIADNGRTWILSGPTSSYAVHLTEDDELLHLHWGPRIALADAEALAVRPLPDYWPFESPLDGREEYPVEGGPRFVRPALSVRTDERRGTEWVFEAYERGGDDELRLRFRDGGLTITLHHRMRHDVVERWVSLDNEGPAVELLRADSATWTLPDRETGWRLSHLHGRWAAESQLVRAPLTYGEKVIGSRRGHTGHQHLPWVALDTDATEERGEVYGCALGWSGSWRIAVAELPDTRVQITGGAGYDDSGLLRLEAGESFTAPVFAGLWSDAGYGGASRAWHAYQRAYVIPDADRDRPVLFNSWEATEFDISEEQQGELARRAAAIGVELFVIDDGWFGKRTSDRAGLGDWTPNADRFPGGLKPLADSVHALGMQFGIWVEPEMVNPDSDLYRAHPDWVQYQPGRKRTELRNQLVLNLAREDVQEYLWERLHGLLSSAPIDYVKWDFNRCFTDAGWPDDAYPQRLWVDHVNALYRLLDRLRQAHPGVAFESCSGGGGRIDLGVMSRTDQVWTSDNTDPLDRLAIQHGFSQIHPARAMAAWVTDSPNTQLNGRVSTLRFRFVSAMAGVLGVGGDLAEWTEEELAEARDWVTLYKEIRPLVQRGDLYRLRPPEGGSSAVQYVLGDETVVLAWLQAQRHGEPVPALRLRGLDPAASYECRETGEVHRGAVLLHHGLRTGLRGDLDATVLRLRRI; translated from the coding sequence ATGCTGGAGATCGCCGACAACGGCCGCACGTGGATTCTGTCCGGGCCGACCAGCAGTTACGCCGTCCACCTCACCGAGGACGACGAACTGCTGCATCTGCACTGGGGGCCACGGATCGCGTTGGCCGACGCCGAGGCCCTCGCCGTGCGCCCGCTGCCGGACTACTGGCCCTTCGAGTCCCCGCTCGACGGACGCGAGGAGTACCCGGTCGAGGGCGGCCCCCGCTTCGTCCGCCCCGCCCTGTCCGTGCGCACGGACGAGCGGCGCGGCACCGAGTGGGTCTTCGAGGCGTACGAGCGTGGCGGGGACGACGAGCTGCGGCTCAGATTCCGCGACGGCGGCCTCACGATCACCCTGCACCACCGCATGCGGCACGACGTCGTGGAGCGCTGGGTGAGCCTGGACAACGAGGGCCCCGCCGTGGAGCTCCTGCGCGCCGACTCCGCCACCTGGACCCTGCCCGACCGCGAGACCGGCTGGCGGCTGTCGCACCTGCACGGCCGCTGGGCCGCGGAGTCCCAGCTCGTGCGCGCACCCCTCACCTACGGCGAGAAGGTCATCGGCAGCCGTCGCGGCCACACCGGGCACCAGCACCTGCCGTGGGTCGCGCTCGACACCGACGCGACCGAGGAGCGCGGCGAGGTCTACGGCTGCGCCCTCGGCTGGTCCGGGTCCTGGCGCATCGCCGTGGCCGAACTGCCCGACACGCGCGTGCAGATCACCGGCGGCGCGGGGTACGACGACTCCGGCCTGCTCCGTCTGGAGGCCGGGGAGTCCTTCACCGCTCCCGTCTTCGCCGGCCTGTGGAGCGACGCCGGCTACGGCGGGGCGAGCCGCGCCTGGCACGCCTATCAGCGGGCGTACGTCATCCCGGACGCGGACCGGGACCGGCCGGTGCTGTTCAACTCCTGGGAGGCCACCGAGTTCGACATCTCCGAGGAGCAGCAGGGGGAGCTGGCCCGCCGGGCCGCGGCGATCGGCGTCGAGCTGTTCGTCATCGACGACGGCTGGTTCGGGAAGCGGACGAGCGACCGTGCGGGGCTCGGCGACTGGACGCCCAATGCCGACCGCTTCCCGGGCGGCCTGAAGCCCCTCGCCGACTCCGTGCACGCTCTCGGCATGCAGTTCGGCATCTGGGTCGAGCCGGAAATGGTCAATCCGGACAGCGACCTCTACCGCGCCCACCCGGACTGGGTGCAGTACCAACCAGGGCGAAAGCGGACGGAACTGCGCAACCAGCTGGTGCTGAACCTCGCGCGCGAGGACGTCCAGGAGTATCTCTGGGAGCGGCTGCACGGGCTGCTCTCCAGCGCCCCGATCGACTATGTGAAGTGGGACTTCAACCGCTGCTTCACGGACGCGGGCTGGCCCGACGACGCCTACCCGCAGCGCCTGTGGGTCGATCACGTGAACGCGCTGTACCGCCTGTTGGACCGGCTGCGCCAGGCCCACCCGGGCGTCGCCTTCGAGTCCTGCTCGGGCGGCGGCGGCCGGATCGACCTCGGTGTCATGAGCCGTACCGACCAGGTGTGGACCTCCGACAACACCGACCCGCTCGACCGGCTCGCCATCCAGCACGGATTCAGCCAGATCCATCCCGCGCGCGCGATGGCCGCCTGGGTCACGGACAGCCCCAACACCCAGCTCAACGGCCGGGTCAGCACCTTGCGGTTCCGGTTCGTCAGCGCCATGGCCGGGGTGCTCGGAGTCGGCGGGGACCTCGCTGAGTGGACCGAGGAGGAACTCGCCGAGGCCCGCGACTGGGTGACTCTCTACAAGGAGATCCGTCCCCTCGTGCAGCGTGGCGACCTCTATCGACTGCGCCCGCCGGAGGGCGGATCGAGCGCGGTGCAGTACGTTCTGGGTGACGAAACGGTCGTCCTGGCCTGGCTCCAGGCGCAGCGCCACGGCGAGCCGGTGCCGGCGCTGCGGCTGCGCGGACTCGACCCGGCGGCCTCGTACGAATGCCGTGAAACGGGCGAAGTCCACCGCGGGGCCGTGCTGCTGCATCACGGACTGCGGACCGGCCTCCGGGGTGACCTCGATGCGACGGTTCTCCGACTGCGCCGCATCTGA